Genomic segment of Euleptes europaea isolate rEulEur1 chromosome 6, rEulEur1.hap1, whole genome shotgun sequence:
GCTACCGCTGTTTTTGAAGGGATGCTCCCTGCAGACGCAAAGGCGATGAGGCTTCCTGGGTCCTTCCAAAGAccctcctgttccactgaggtaggggaaagccaagactggctctttagtctggagaataccttgctgaagaagcaagtgggcaccaGGACACCCAATAGTGGGCTCCATTATGCCCTGGGCCCCCATGCTGGAGACCACTGTTCATTGCCCGGGTTTTCGAGTTCAGCTTTTGTGCTGATCAGCGCTCAGAGTGCGGTGAAGGATTCTGACTTCGAAGGGAGTTTTGGAACAAGTGTAGAGTTGTTGTCCGCTCAAGACAGCTGTGTTGGcctctcgccatgaaaacccccaaaggggtcgccttaagtcggctgcgacttgacggcactttacccccacgatggcaaaccacccctggacgtctcttgccttgacaaccctgcAGCTGCGAGGGCCCTCGCCACCGCCACAGGAGTCCGGCAGCGCCTTCGAGACCACCAAGAGTTTCAGGGAAGAAGCGTCGGAGAGTCGAAGCCCCCTCCGTCCGCTTGTTTGGCAGGGGGGAGCGCCGGGGTCGCAAGGCAACCAGGCGGCCTCCTTCGGCGGGCGAGAACCCTCTCGCCTGCCTTGCAAGGAGGCGTGAGAAAGAGGGCACTGTTGCTTTAAGAGCTCCCGGGGAAATGTTCCTGCGGTTGGAAGCTGGGAAGGTGCGCGCTTGGCCACAGGAGAGGagggcagaggagggcagggcagggcagggagcaagcaagcaagcaagcaggggGCCCGAGCCCCCGGGCCCCCCGAGATGGCTTCCCTCGTGGCCACTGACGCTGTGGCTCTGGGCAAGGCGAGAGCGCCTCCGAAGCCCCGCCGAGCGGCTCCCTAAAGCGAAGCGAAGCGAAGGACTCGGGGCGGCTGTCGAGCGCAGAGCTGCCCCAGATGTGAGTCCCGCGCGCAGGAGCCAGCCGGGGGGCGCGGAGCCACCGACCggccgcctgcctgcctctctccactcccccccctttcccccgggGGCGCCTCTCCTCGCCCCGTCCCGGGATCGGGGCCACCTGTTCCTCCGCAGCGCGCAGAGCGAGGCTGCCTGTTCCTCCgcgccccagcccagcccagcccgcctGCGGGAACATGGAGAGCGACGGACTTTCCAGCACCGACCAACAGCTGATCCGGGAGAGCTGGCTGCGGGTGAGCGCCAGCCCTTTGCAGCACGGCCTCGTCCTGTTCACCAGGTAAGGAGGGCTGAGCGCCCGGGACCGAGGCCGCCGGCTGGGGCACGTGGCCGGGCCGAGTCCggaggggaggtggggtggagttgtgtggggtggggtggggactgcTCCGGCGGGAGCTCCGTGGGAGCCTGGAATAGAAGGGCAGAGAGAGCCTTGTGGCGCCCCAAGGATCAACTAACGAATTGATCGGGGGCTGACGTTTTGGAGCCCGAGATACTCTCTTTAGCCCAGGTCCGAAGGggtagaggagaagaagaagagttggattgttatacgctgactttctctaccacttaaggcagaatcaaagcggcttacattcaccttccccgccctgtgaggtaggtggggctgagagagccctaagagagctgtggctagcccaaggtcacccagctggcttcgtgtgtaggagtggggaaaccaacccagttcactggatCAGTGTCCGcagctaatgtggaggagtggggacgcaaacccggttctccagatcagactccaccgctccaaaccaccactcttaaccactacaccacactgacctgGTTGGTCTCTTGAAGCCGAACttatggtaccttaaagactaacacagttaTTGTGGCATCGGCTTTAAAGCGCCTCTTCGGCAATTTTGGCTGCAACAGACTATCACGGGCTGCCCTTCTGCGATTGGTCTAAGGAAAAGAAAAGTAGGTGTCTTCTGGAATGGATTCCTTAAACCCAAGGGATTTGTCATTGGCTGGCAACTCCAGGGCCCTGGCATCCGCCTGAATCACAACTTGCAAAACTCCAATGAGAAACTTCCTCATTTGCTATGATCTTTATGCTCCACACCTCAGGATATAAAAGCTGGGATTCTGGGGTTGTTGAGCAACACTGTGAAGGAACTCCTTGAAGTAGGGTTATCCTAGTAAGGTTGTTTTAGGGACAAAATAGGGAAGGGAGAACGCTGCATGCTGCcctgagaaagggtgggataaaatcatACTGGAGAGGGGCTTGGTTTGCTTCACATGCCTAATGCTTTTCCTACACAAAGAGCATGTGGGTGGTGAAAATAAATCATACATCCCGCATGCAGAACCTCATCGAAGTGCTCATGTGTGACATGTGCATGATGGGGAGCCCCAGCCAATTGTGCCTCCCCAGCATGTGTGCATGAGTCAAAACATATGCATATGTCATGCTTATGTGTGCTAAGGAACACAAATGTTTCATAGTTCTTCTAACATTGGTATTTTTTGTGTTGGAAAAGCACATAATGTGCAAAGGCTCTCTGTGcctaatacatgaagctgccttatcggacccttggtctgtcaaggtcagtgtaACTCTGACTGGCATCAACTCTCCAGGGCCTTGGGTAGAGAGATCTTTCATATCTCCACTACTGGATCCTGttcaactggggatgctgggCACTAAACCTGGGGTGTTCGGCATGCAAAGTGGgtactctaccactaagccatggccccagctCCTACAATGAGAATTGTCTGGAAACAAGGGGAGACCGCTTGGAAGTCTCACACCCCTCTATCCCCAAAGTTGTTCCTCTCCACCCAGAGGTTATTCCTAATGTAGGAAAGGCCGTTTACTATTTTCATGCACTTCCTGGGCTTTGAGCCACATCTTGTGAGGACTTTGTTCCAGTAGCTGTTTTATTACTAGCTACTGCAGCTTGAAGTGGTAAGAATGAAACCTGGAGCTTGTGCCTTTTCCTCATCACTTAGCCACAAATCAGCCCATTCAAATTGGAAACTGGTTCTCTTCTATGCAGGCTTGAGCcccagtaagaagaagagttggtttttatacgctgactttctttactacttaagggagactcagactggcttacaatctggcttcccttccccttgccacaacagacaacctgtgaggtaggtgaggctgagagagtgtgactagcccaaggtcacccagctggcttcatgtgtaggagtggggaaacaaatccagttcaccaggttagccctcctctcatgtggaggagtggggaatcaaatccggttttccagattagagtccactgctccaaaccaccactcttaaccactacaccacactggctttttatTTTCAGAAATTTAAGCACTGGCAGAATCTGGACAATGGGGAAAGCCCTGAGGCTGTGGCTCTGTGTCGGCACACTTACTCAGGAGTGAGCCCCACTAATCTCCGCACTTCTAAGTCAACATGCACGGGATTGGGGAGTGAAACTTGCTGAGCTTCTCCGATGAAGCCCTGCTTTACAGACCAAGGCCTAGAAGCTGGCCAGAAAGACAGCCCCGGAGAAGAGGAGAGCCCGGCTGGGTGGCCTTTTACCCTCCCCTCTGGTTTTTTCTTCTCGCAGAGCCACAGTTCCATCTCATTCAGGGAACAGATGGCAGTCCTCTCTGGCATGTGCTCGTCTCTGCAAAGCGTATCAGAGCGGCTCCCTAATTGCTTGTGACAAGGCAATCTCCAGAGCCTAGCCCAGGCCAGGCCCTTGGGGAGAGGCTCAATTAATTCCGGGATCAGTCCCAGGGCAAAGGAAACGGTGCATGCAAGAGAATAGCAGTGTGGCCTGGCACATTCCATTAACCCCTAAATTGAGATGGAGAAGCGGAGGAGAGTGGGCCTCCAAGGCCTCTTTGGAAGTGGTGATTAAAATGACCCCTAAATCACCCCtttgtacagggctttaaaatgAGCAGGTATGGGTTGCTATCCTTTAATCCACCCTTGCTCcaactctgggggttaccgcacttgtattcccagcgatgtattaagagtttgaaaacggtataaaaatattgtttgcactttgtttggcccctttagctgtgaagacgtcttccaaccatttataagccgaggtatccaaaacccttttaaagctatgttttttataacattttcaaacttttaatacatcgctgggaatacaaagtgcggtaaccccctctgaaTTTCCATTACATACATAGGAGTACTGAGGTAGAGAAGACTCTCTTGCTCAGTGTGGATTGTGGGGTGGTTTTTCAGGTTATTGTACTGGGGGAGTAGGTCTGTTTAATCTGCCTCTGTGTTAGGTCTTaggtagcgagtttcattgtattccAGTCAatcaagggttaaactgtttgtaaccaagctgaccaggtATTATTCCCATCACTCTGATGTGAAGAGGAAGTAACATCCCATCAGTTCCCATGAACTCATGTTGTTTTCAGTTCAGGACTCATCAAGTTTCCGAGAGGCAAATCTAATATATCTATTCCAAATCTATgtgaatataaggcagcttcctgtgttcttgtgtCTAACACGCAGTTTTGTTTATTTGGGCTACAAACGGTAGCTACCATCCATTCTTTAGAGAAGAAATTACCAATGAGAATGGTTAAAAGTTTGCAAGACTGCCCAAAGTTTTAGAACTTTGAGAGACTAATTAGAAACTAACTAGTCACTGGGGCTGCAACTCAAACAACTGAACAATCAACAAAAATGTATTAACTTTCTGTTGCATTTATGTTCTTTTCTTCAATAAACAATACCAAACTGTAACTTGGAATAAGCTCCTTTTCAGCACCAGTTTTAAAAGAATGATCCAGGATAAGACCCTAGAAATTGTAGCGCTTTCCAAGAATTCTGTCTTTTACATAAATTTGGTGCAGGACATTATTAATGGCAGACTTATTAAATATCTAAAGAAACAAGGCTTGTGGAAGAAGCATTGGCATGGAAGTTTGTAAAGGTGAGCTGTCCTTCACTAACCTTTTAAAACATTAAGTGTGTCAACAAACTAGTAGATACAGGTGACTGGATGGACATTGTAGGCAtgtagtttgtttatttttaaagaaagcttttCACCAAGTCCCCTATGTAAGGAATGATAGCAATCATAGGATTAAGGACATGGGTCCTTGCCTCGTTACAGGACAAAAAGCAACGGGAAGAAATAAGCATGGAGGGAAAGTATTATGAATTATTGGGttggagccaaaagaaatttctGCTGAATGGCTTTTTCCCAATCCCTTTCTCCCATGGCAGACATCCAACTTCCCTTCATGCTGTTCCTTGGGGGTCCCCTGTCCTACACAGAGCACCATTTTGGGCTGCTGCTTGAGGGGAGGAGGCTGGGAAGTCTTGCTCTGCAAATTAAAATCCCTTCTGTCAGCAGAGATTTTGCACAGCATCCAAGCCTCCAGTAACACCAGGCTCTGAGGACAAATATGTCTTAACTCCATCAGTCCATGAACTAGATGGATCTTCAGCCTGACCTAGCAAGGCAATTTCTATGAAACCGTTTCCTTTTTACGTTGATCTTTAGGAGGCTAATTGGCAAATGGATTTGTTGCATTAGCTCAATTGAGCGTCATAGCAAAATTGCTTGAACTACATGATTCTTTTAGATTTTATTGCTTATTTCTTATTATGTCTCTGCAATTATATCAACCTTGGTGGGACTGCACATGTTCACTGAGAACTGATTTCAGACTGGTAGATTAATTTCCTCCCTTAATGATGAGAGCTGAATGCAAGATACAGATATACAGTAAAGAACAGAAGTTCAGGTGTTAAGAGTGACTTGCACGTGTGAAATGCAATCTGGCAAAGAAAAGCTAATGTGAAGTTTGGACTGTGTCACAGAATCAGGGAGGGATAATTTAGCTCACGGCAGCTTGAGGGTGACAATCTTTTTAAGGTAGCCTCTTTCCTGGGTTTGGgggttatttggggaggggaatttatCTTCCTGGAGAGAATTTAGAAAAGAGCAGCTTAACTAATTTGGTCTAGGAAAAGAGCTGTTGAGTGGAAAAAGCTCTAGTTTTTGAGGGAAAGGAGGCAGTTTAGCTTCTTTGTGGGAGTAGAGAAAATATGTGGATAGCAAATGGTTCTTTCAAAGTGCTGAAAACACAGTTGAGCAATACTCTAGAGTCCTCTGCAAATCTTTCTTGTTTCTTTCCAGGCGCTTATCCCTTGATTGTAAGAACTTTGTCTTTATGaagttgttttaattgtaaaccaccttgagcaggattctgaagagACAGGCCAGAAATATCCTAAATTAATAATATAAATACCTGGTCCACCACATTCTATTACAGATGACCTCTGTGTGTAGTATagtgccggcaagtcacagcttacttattgcaacccagtagggttttcaaggcaagagactaacacaggtggtttgctattgccttcctctgcatagcgaccctggtattccttggtggtctcccatccaaatactagccaggaccaatcctgcttagcttctgagatctgacgagatcaggctagcttgggcaatccaggtcagggcacacatgACCTCTAGCAACTGTGATATCAGTGAGAGAGAAATGGATGCCAGGAAAGTCTGGTTGGAGAGCCTTTGCTAGAACTAGTGCTTAGGCTAGAAGTACTGCCCAGGGTCATCTCAAGAACTGGttttgcaaaggggagggggatcaCAGGTATAGCAGAGGAGTAATCTAGGCCGCTCCTTAACCCAGAATGCCAAATTGGCCCAAGAAGCCAAGGAACCTATTGAGGTATACCTTTCTTCCTTACTATATTTGGGGTCATTGGGAGGGCATCACCTGGACAGGATTTGCTAGAGAACAGAAAAGGAATTGTAGCAAGAATATCATCATGCATGAGGGAAGTGGATAGCTGGCATGAAGGGAATTCACTTGTTTTATTGTGTGTTTATGCTGTATTTAATTATTGCTGTAAATCTCAGTGAGGATTTTTAATTGTGGTATGAATTGATTAAATGGCAGGGGAAGATGCCTTCCAAAATACCCAACTATTCTACCCATGATCCTATACGTGTAAGTCTCTTATTGGCTGTCATTTTAGGCTACATGACTTCCTGTAGCGTGATCCACTCGTCCTCTGTTGTGTGCACCAGAAGTCCAGCAGAGATGGAGAAGGCAACCTCACTGTCTTGGCACAAAACGCAGTCAtggcagagcttggtctgcatcCGCTAAGCCTTCCCAGAGGCAAAGCAGTTCTGAAGGGGCAGGCCAAAATATGCCTTCTCTTCCATTGCTCCTAGTTTGTCTTCCCAGAGGCAGACTTGGCATGAAGGAAGATAAACACTGAGCTGTACCAGGGATGAAAGGCATCATCTCCCCTTGCCCCTGGCATGGCTCATTCTGCTCTTTTTGCATGTGTTTCTGGCTTTCTTGGGCCTTAATTGTAAAACCAGTCTATGAAACATTAGAATGGCATGTGAGAAGGAAGAGAGCAGTTATTAAGGTGAAATGGAATAGCTAATAAAATGCTGACGAAGTCTTTCCATTGGATGTTTTGTCTTCTATTTCAGGCTTTTTGATTTGGAGCCTGATCTCGTGCCCCTTTTCCAGTACAACTGCAAAAAGTTCTCTGCTGCTGAGGAGTGCCTCTCATCACCCGAGTTCCTGGAACATGTTAGAAAGGTGTGAGATGTAAAGTAACCCATCTAATTGCTGCTGTGAAATATACAACCAATTACCctagtgccgggggggggggggattaaaaatgttggattttttttatttaaaagttttTTGAGGAAAACAccgcaacatcacttccaggtactcatctggaagtgatgtcatggtttCACATGATATCATTTCCCATTCCATTTTTGCTCTGGCTACTCATTCTCCCAGGCCAGGATGGGAGGTTGATGTCTAAATCGGGCAATCTGGCATCCCAAGAATTAACTAACCATTCATTTTCTGATACAGCTGTAAAACCAGCCTGCAAAGGGTTCAAAAACTGTTTAAAAACTTTCCGAACATGGAACCTGCACCAGTCTCCGAgttgtgactagggttgtcatcctccaggtgggacctggagttctcccagaattacagctgacctccagactacttCAGAGGAtgggctttatggcatcacatctccactgagcttTCTTTCCAGGCACTgctcacaaatctccaggaatttcccaagccctaGTTGTGAAGAGTATGTATTAAGCTATGGAGGGTCCCTTGAGTGgtacagctggtacagaatgccgtgGCGAGACTCCTTACGGGGACCTCACTGCAGGAACACATGCATCCAGTGCTTtttcaactgcactggctccagctggagtatcggatcaggttcaaggtgctggttttgacctttaaagccttacacggtctgggaccctcgtatcttcgggaccgcctcatctggtacttcccccccccaaagaacattaCGTTCTGCAGGtaataacttactggtggtccccggccctaagagtgtgcagctgtccacgacaagagccagggcctttttgggcctggtggaactccccgCCCTAGCAACATCAGAGCTAAGGAATCTAACCAAAGTTTGAATTCATAGTAAAACAGCAACAGAAGATTTAGCGAGGTCTGTAATTGTACCATGTTGGCCACCTTATGGTCTGACCAGCTGCACTACTGTTTTTGGACCACTTTTGTCTGATGGGTTACTGTATTTAGGGATGGAAATTATTGCACGAATGAATCCCTCTTTGTACAAATCATGCCTTTTTAAGCATAATGTACGTCTACTTTTAAATGTTTCATTTCATTTGTtcgtttcattttttttataccctgcctttctctacagcagggacccaaggtggcttacatcattctcttccattttatcctcacaacaaccctgtgaggtaggttagatgaCTGGctgaggtcacccagaaagcttccatgggagaggtgggattcaaacttgggtcaacgagatcctagcccaacactctaaccactacaccacactgtctctaacCAGTGCACACTAATGTACACACTAACATGGTCCATGCCACAGTTTggcagagggcagcaggaaggacAGGTAAAGGGTAATTCTTAAGGTAGGTTAAAAAGGGTTGGGAACTAACCGCAGAGGCTGCAAGAGACTCAGATGAGGTATTAAGTGGATGAATGGCTATCTACTCCAGCAGTCTGCCTCAAGCAACAGCTAGATGGATGTCCTGGAAAGCAACCAAGCAGGGCATGGGGAATATAGCAGTTTTCTCTTACTTGTCCTAATTTATGGTAATCAGAGATAGGCTAACTAAGAACACAGAAGCTCCATTTTTAGCTATAATGGTTAAAGATTGTCCAAAAGTGTTATAGAGGTTAGAGTGTGAGACTAGGGTTGGGTAGACCAAAGTTAAAATCCTGACTTGgctatgaaactcactgggtaaccttgggcagtCTGTCTgtctcagtctaacctgccttacaaggttgttgtgagcataaatggACCAAGGGAAACTGTGTGCTCTGCCCATGAccatttggaggaagggtgggataggaATGTGATAAATATCCAACGATAGACTTTTCCCTACTGAATAtgtaaaatcctttaaaaaaccaCCTGTGGTTGAAATCCTTTGTATGCTTATGAGGAAATACATCTCATTGAAATCATTGGGGATTTCTATGGATGGGGGTATAAATTTAGATATCATGTTATCACATGTGTTAGAACTGAATCTATCTGTATGTGCATCAGTGGCACATGCATTTGAGAGGCTGCAGCAACTGCAGTTTTTAATTGAGTGTAAATAACAAGCAAACTAGATGCATTTGTATGCATATAGCATTATGGTTGTCAAACTACATGGAAGTGCTGTCTGTGTAGAAAAGGCATGATGTATGAAAAGGTCCTAAACCATTGGATTACAGTAATATACAAATCCAGAACCTTAGGTGCAGAATTCCCTCAAACTTGCTTTTTGAGGTTTTTGGGCTTGTGGTGATGTGCAGTACAAACCTGTTCATGCCTACTTTGAAATTTGTAAAAGGCTCATAGAAAAATAAGCTGTTGTTTAATAACAGCTTACCAGATTCCTCTATCTGCCTACTAGGTGATGCTGGTAATAGATGCTGCCGTGACCCATTTGGAGAACCTACAGTGTCTGGAGGAATACCTTGCCAACTTGGGTAAGAAGCACCAGGCAGTTGGCGTGAAGGTGGAGTCTTTTTCGGTAAGGTGCCCTTTCATTATGGGATATTTTCTGTCCAGGGCATGGTCAAAGTTGCTTATAGCAAGGTACACCCACTAGCTCCTCCTGTAATGCTGCCACTTGAATTAGAACAAAGTCCCTGCAGCAAGACCACATACACAAGTCCAAGAGAAGATGCCTGGGTAATTATTAAGGTGTTTACACCACCACAGCTTATAactgggacccaaaacagcttataactgggacccaaaacagcttataacatcgttctccattttatccttgcaacaacaaccctgtgaggtaggttaggtgactggccctaggtcactcagtgaactttcatggcagagtggggattcgaacctgggtctcctagatcctagtccaacactattaccactgtgccatgctggcTTTTGTTTTTTGTGCTGCTCTTGAGTGGGATTGAGTTGTGCCCTGTTCTGATGGTGTCCTCCTTGTTGTGGCGCCTTGAGCAGTTGCTTGGGTGGTTTGACTAGAGAACTGGCCTTGCTTCTGCCACAGAGATCCTTGCCTGGCATTATTCATCCCTCACATCTTCAGTGTCACTGTATTCTTTCTTGTCCCAGGTTTCCAATTGATGGTTGAACCCACAAAGAGTTTGCTGTATCTAAAATTTGGGGGATGGTGACGTAGGGAGGCTGACAATTGCAAATTAATTCAGCAGATGTCTAAATACTTCACAGTACACCTGCGAGCAATTGCCAGCATTTTGACAGATGTTTCGACTTGTGTGGTGGGAAAATACTATTACTAATTACTGTTttcatttataatccacctttctggCTGAGATCCAAGGTGGATTCCAAGTAGGATAGAAAATATTCAGTCATTCCTAAAATTCATCTGGGATTGTCAGCTTCTATGGGTGAATGTGAATATTTACCACAGTGTGTTTTTttgggccccagaatcactaaagcCACCCTCTGTCAGAAGGCTGGccacctctccctccctccccagttctGCCAGTTGTTCACTTATTCTATTTCTCCCCTGTGTTGGTTTGCAGGCCGTGGGGGAATCCTTGCTGTATATGCTGGAAAAATGCCACGGCCCTGCCTTCGGTTTGAATGTCCGTGAAGCCTGGACCAAGCTGTACAGCATTGTGGTGAAAGCCATGAGCTGTGGATGGGATGTTCCGGGAAAGGTGGAATAGGCCTGGAAGAGGACGGTGTGGGCTCTGTCTGTTCATCCTTGGGAACGGCTCTGAGGAGAGAGCAAGCTCGCCTTTGCCGTTTGGTGTGCTTCAGAGTAATCTCCGTTGTTCGCTCTCCTCTCTCTCGTTTACTTTCCCATTTCCCATTTCTCTTGTGataatgtgatttttttgctCCCAAATTTCAGTGTAGCAGTTCCATGGGTCTGTTttctggggggcagaggggagccAGGCTGGAATCATAACCAGCAGAGATGCTGACTGCAGCAGGTGTCCTGCCAAAAGGCCTGTTACAACTCCTTGTTCCGTGTCTCCTTATTACAAAATATCCCTCAGCGCAAGAAGGGCATTTCACCAGCTATTCCCTCAGCCTACAGAGCCTGAGAGTGTTTCAGTATAGTTAATCGACAGTGGGTGCTTTCCTTTGGGATTATCAAAGCAATGTAGcttcattgcttttttttttttttaagtaggtaAATTCTGCCATAAGTCTCCTCTTGCTATGCCTGAGCTTCTAGCTGGAGGATTTTGGAATGCTTGGCCACAAGAGAAAACTCGGGAACGCAGCAGCTGCCCGTTCCCTGTGTGAGAAAATAAAAATTGTCATTAATTTAAAGACAGCTGAAGCTTGGTCCTGGGCAAAGCTTCCAAAATCCATCCTGGTTCCTTCCCAAAGTGAGTGTCTGTGGCATGCAGTTCATTTCTGGGCAACTGGGCAGTTCATTTCTGGTAGTACGTACACTACCATTTCTCCCAAAGCTCTTACAGAATACTTTTAGCTTTTCTCAGATTTGAAGTAACTTTCTAGCCTTTGTTCATGATGTGGACATCATCTTTGAAAATTGAAAACGTAAACTAAAAACATTCCAGTTATTTAAGGAACTTCCCTTTTGGACAGAGCAGATGACCCCATAGGAGAATTCTGAGAGGGGCAAGTAGGGTTTGATTGTGTGAAAAGATGGGATCCAGCC
This window contains:
- the NGB gene encoding neuroglobin — protein: MESDGLSSTDQQLIRESWLRVSASPLQHGLVLFTRLFDLEPDLVPLFQYNCKKFSAAEECLSSPEFLEHVRKVMLVIDAAVTHLENLQCLEEYLANLGKKHQAVGVKVESFSAVGESLLYMLEKCHGPAFGLNVREAWTKLYSIVVKAMSCGWDVPGKVE